Genomic segment of Candidatus Parvarchaeota archaeon:
GACCTGGGCCTTGTAATCGTAGTTTTTCAGCATTGCAACTATGTCGTAAATCAATGCCATGCCGTCCTCCGATACGTCGTCAAGCCTGCCTACAAAAGGCGAAATGTAGCTTGCCCCTGCCTTTGCAGCCAGTAAGGCCTGGGTTGCTGAAAAAACAAGCGTCACGTTTGTTGGAATTCCCTTTGCCTCAAGCTCCCTGACTGCCTTAAGTCCCTCTTTTGTCATTGGCACTTTGGCAACAACATTCTTGCCCCACTTTGAGAACTCAAGTGCGTCTTTGACAAGCTGCGCCGCAGTCTCCCCCACGCCCTCTACAGAGACAGGCCCACTGACAGCCTTGCAAATTTCCATGATGACCTGCTTGTGGTCGCGGCCTTCCTTCATTATTATGGTGGGGTTTGTCGTGACCCCGTCGCACAGGCCTAGCTGCGCAGCCTCCCTTATTTTTGCAACATTTGCGCTGTCAAGAAAAATTTTCATGCAAATCACACCCTCATGTCAACTTAATTTATTTTTCCTTCATTGCGGCTAGTGCCATTTCCTTAATCCCTGCCGCATCCAGCTTGTATTTTTTAAGCAAGTCTTTTGAATCCCCTGACTCGCCAAACATATCCTTAATCCCATGGCGCACAACCCTGCACGGGTGCGCACCGGCCAGGCACTGTGCAACAGCGCTTCCAAGCCCTCCGTCAATCTGGTGCTCCTCGACAGTAAGCACAAGCCCTGTTTTTTTTGCAATATCCACAAGCGTGCCAGAATCAAGCGGCTTGATTGTGTGGCAGTTCACCACCGCAGCGTCAACCCCCTGTTCCTCAAGCTCGACTGCCGCCTTCAGGCAGTCGTAAACTACAGTGCCGCACCCTATTATAGCAATGTCCTTGCCGTCTTTGAGCACATTCATCTTCCCTATTTCAAACCGCGTTTCCTGCGTTGTGAAAACAGGCGCCTTGTCGCGCGTAACCCTGATGTAAAACGGCCCCCTTTCCCTTATTGCGGCAAGCATCGCCTTTCTTGCCTCAAGAAAGTCCGCAGGCACGATGACTTTGAGGTTTGGAAGCACGCGCGTTATTGCAATGTCCTCAAGCGCCTGGTGCGTCGCCCCGTCAGGCCCGACTGTAAGCCCAGTGTGCGAGCCGATTATCTTTACATCCACGTTGTTGTAGCAGACACTCACGCGTATCTGGTCCCAGTTTCTGCCAGGGGAAAAAACCGCATAAGCCGCAATCACCGCAGTCTTGCCTGCTGCGGCAAGCCCTGATGCTGTTCCAGCAAGGCTTTGCTCCGCGACTCCGACATCAATGAACCTGTCGGGGAATTTTTGTGCAAACCAGTGCGTGCGCACTGACTCGGAGACGTCTGCCGTAAGCACGAATAAGTTCCTGTCCTTTTCTCCCGACTCTACAAGCGCCTTGCCGGCCCCGTCGCGCGTTGCCAAAAACTCGGCAGGCTTGAGCAAATCAGGAATAAGCGTCGGTTCAAACTTGCCTTTCATAAGACCAGCTTCCTTTTTTCAAAATCTTTAAACTGCCCCTCCTACTGTTCGTCCCTTTCAATCATGCTTTTTTCATTGCAGAGAAACTCAAGTGCCGCTGCAGCCTCGGCTGCATTTGGGGGCTTTCCGTGCCACTCATGGTCAAACTCCATAAAAGGTATCGGTTTTCCGGGTATTGTGTGCGCAATGATGACGGTGGGCTTTTCATATACCGCCTTTGCCTCCTCATAAGCGTCAATTATTTTTTTCACGTTGTGGCCGTCAACGTCAATTACATGCCAGCCAAACGCCCTGTATTTTTCGGCAAAAGGCTCAAGTGGCATGACCGTTTCAGTCATCCCGTCAATCTGGATGTTGTTCCTGTCAATTGTCGCAACAAGGTTGCCAAGCCTGTACTTTGATGCAAGCATGACTGACTCCCAGGTAGAGCCTTCGTTGTGCTCTCCGTCTGAAAGCATGGCATAAACCCGCCACCGTTTTTTATCGGCTTTGCCTGCAATTGCCATTCCAACAGCCTGCGAGAGGCCCTGGCCAAGAGGCCCGGAGGAATTTTCAATTCCAGGCAAGGTGCCCCTGTGCGGATGCCCCTGCAGCCTTGAGCCTATTTTTCTTAACGTGCGAAGCTCTTCTCTTGGAAAGTAGCCGCACTGCGCAAGCACTGCATAGAGCACCGGGCAGATGTGCCCGTTTGAAAGCACCACCCTGTCCCGCTCTTCCCAAAGCGGATTTTTCGGGTCATGGTAAACCACATTGAAATATAGTGCGGTGAATATGTCGGCCATGCCAAGCGGACCGGCCGTGTGCCCGGACTTTGCCTCAAGCAGCATCTCAATTATGTCTTTTCTTACGGAGTTTGCAATAAGCTGCAGCTTTTTCATGTCAATGATTTTTGGGAACTTTCTCATCTCAACTACCTGCCTTTTGCCCTTGCCTTGAGCTCTTCAATCGCAGCTTTGATGTCCTTGCTTTCAAATATGGCGCTTGCTGCTGCAAGAAGGTTTGCTCCTGCAGCGTATGCGCCTGCAACCGT
This window contains:
- a CDS encoding transketolase; this translates as MIDMKKLQLIANSVRKDIIEMLLEAKSGHTAGPLGMADIFTALYFNVVYHDPKNPLWEERDRVVLSNGHICPVLYAVLAQCGYFPREELRTLRKIGSRLQGHPHRGTLPGIENSSGPLGQGLSQAVGMAIAGKADKKRWRVYAMLSDGEHNEGSTWESVMLASKYRLGNLVATIDRNNIQIDGMTETVMPLEPFAEKYRAFGWHVIDVDGHNVKKIIDAYEEAKAVYEKPTVIIAHTIPGKPIPFMEFDHEWHGKPPNAAEAAAALEFLCNEKSMIERDEQ
- a CDS encoding transketolase family protein, with amino-acid sequence MKGKFEPTLIPDLLKPAEFLATRDGAGKALVESGEKDRNLFVLTADVSESVRTHWFAQKFPDRFIDVGVAEQSLAGTASGLAAAGKTAVIAAYAVFSPGRNWDQIRVSVCYNNVDVKIIGSHTGLTVGPDGATHQALEDIAITRVLPNLKVIVPADFLEARKAMLAAIRERGPFYIRVTRDKAPVFTTQETRFEIGKMNVLKDGKDIAIIGCGTVVYDCLKAAVELEEQGVDAAVVNCHTIKPLDSGTLVDIAKKTGLVLTVEEHQIDGGLGSAVAQCLAGAHPCRVVRHGIKDMFGESGDSKDLLKKYKLDAAGIKEMALAAMKEK
- the fsa gene encoding fructose-6-phosphate aldolase — encoded protein: MKIFLDSANVAKIREAAQLGLCDGVTTNPTIIMKEGRDHKQVIMEICKAVSGPVSVEGVGETAAQLVKDALEFSKWGKNVVAKVPMTKEGLKAVRELEAKGIPTNVTLVFSATQALLAAKAGASYISPFVGRLDDVSEDGMALIYDIVAMLKNYDYKAQVLVASVRHPVHVVQAAKLGAHIATLPPDVFEKMFLHPLTDRGIRQFADDYQKAKQAAKM